In bacterium, the DNA window CGTCGAGTTGGCGGAGCATCTTGTCGGTACGCCAGGTCTTCGCGAGCTCTACCGCCGCCTTGGGGAGGTTGGCCGGGTGGGCTTTCAGCTTTTCCTCCAGCCGTTCGAACAGCGCCAGCGCGTCGGCGGTAGCGCCGGCGAAGCCGCACAGGACCTTGCCGTCCAACATCTCACGGACTTTCACCGCGCCCGTCTTGAGTATCGTGTCGCCGACCGTGACCTGGCCGTCCGCGCCCATCGCGACGGCCTCGCCGCGCCGAACCGAGATAACCGTCGTACCGTGCGCTTTTTTCATGGTTGGCGGTCGCCTTTTATTATTCATATGTAAAAATTCATTCGACGCAG includes these proteins:
- the hslV gene encoding ATP-dependent protease subunit HslV produces the protein MKKAHGTTVISVRRGEAVAMGADGQVTVGDTILKTGAVKVREMLDGKVLCGFAGATADALALFERLEEKLKAHPANLPKAAVELAKTWRTDKMLRQLDALIAAVDAEHSYLITGAGDVLEPDDGIIALGSGGPYALAAARVLLKHTDLAAGDICRESLAASAAIDLYSNGNITVLELKK